One region of Bactrocera neohumeralis isolate Rockhampton chromosome 5, APGP_CSIRO_Bneo_wtdbg2-racon-allhic-juicebox.fasta_v2, whole genome shotgun sequence genomic DNA includes:
- the LOC126760264 gene encoding unconventional myosin-XV: MDWVEGDLVWFDPGVGHPIPGEIQEVHRAAQVIVVQALIKGKAQTFALQPGEGNLRPRQDLGSSGVDDMTMLEDLHEASLLWNLRLRYDKGLIYTFAGSILIAVNPYKMFPDSYGLEVAKKYAGKPLGTMPPHLFAIGAAAHAALPSPQVVVISGESGSGKTESTKLVMQYLAAVVPGGGSASAVIAEQILEAAPLLEAFGNARTARNDNSSRFGKYLEVYFKNGAIVGAKITQYLLEKSRIVTQAPGERNYHVFYEMLGGLSETERTKYGLLEADKYFYLNQGATDCAPGRVDWDSLQSAMQVLGVSEGEREGIIRVLASVLHLGNVYFHRRQLRHGQEGVEVGSDAEIKWAAHLLHISADGLHRALTSRITEARSERLHTPLGIDQALDSRDAFAKALYAGLFNWLVSRINSIVQKGGTHDAHRISILDIFGFEDLVENSFEQLCINYANENLQLYFNKHVFKLEQAEYSRERLEWTPLTWDDNLPVIHLLAKKPVGIFHLLDDESNFPRATDMSFLEKCHYNHALNELYSRPRIGAQEFGITHYAGQVWYCVDGFLDKNRDALRSDVLELLGSSKLQLVVELTKQLRAQRDSGKTLPKGSNGRFVTMKPRTPTVAARFSDSLQQLLQSMGRCNPWFVRCIKPNNEKHALKMDMPCVLQQLRYLGMLDTIQIRQKGYPVRLKFQHFVERYRHLLRTPLPRGTPYRELCRILLESLPRTGIEGPDFQLGATRVFLREALHRLLESGRSDRLKSAAVIIQKNVRGMLVRRHMFRKKKAAIKIQSTWRGHRESNKYSQLKKSVIQAQSLWRGKMDRKRVAKLKADYKRRLEMQKAQKEREAKKLAREHIERSQVAYLDIPAELAFIYSKIDGWTPVHGDRHLVKVVGTVPGPPVAGDLPKDLDQFSFGKFSSVYCNGMRLSPRREPIATPFLTRAASRDQDFQDSLAVFKLILRWTNDKTLDGNKEKVLSDYIVHKGLSSRGLRDEILVQLCNQVYNAEDSNSQRIWQLMAHCLSCFQPGPAFSKYLMKFIMDNAPSSMKELLLKKILRNSNNTQANACRNFVPSWVEWRAISKMSDIAVSLTMPDDTSQTVAIDSWTTCEEAASLAISTLGITNRGWTVVLDDGKLITDSCGLDYVLDLISEKELCPAFPAVRSDLFKTGAKFVRTNMPESESNSPKRPQIPPPEPPKAKQSTSKESPIAEPKIEQPVRKTSRDLLSRSSVLNERYFEQEKNRSKSLDDLLAGDVADLDPTPEPEPLTNLGLSESRLNDRYHSAERLTPMGKETGPRYQKSQHAGRRSHAGSHSSKYMEKSEYATRSSAMSDTSEAPSLASHVRRVRVPSQASDVDQFLDDLFSPVLDGSLDELSDARSLAASIRGGGEKQLENTKASTDIYEFLEVPNTLQSSVDLFTNVDALCEKIKGGGDKKDGNDESSTNNLDEYITGLFKPIFINEAVNTLTKQAELIEIIKGGGTTHTQSTSNSSFVTSPVVSPISPMIANADNIMQMINIPPDTDPNLYQQQVQRAFLQSAMAQNLQIQQQLLAQNQALQTLLSQQDTPTGTTSPPLVPVLTTVQQTSLTTKNVMTNVNPSPPVIQNNVRKQSVKNRISQFSENDRNRKASSESVGSLIPPPPPPPMPPPIEAKDPSETRHFLDPYGRAKTVRIGKWRWPPPQDAPQFETEEDFFAFKMRQSQRKTTPQSQFHSSNGSLTGSAMEWEEFEIDTSNSPSPVSNMPQMHAQMVRTTLKIETTGNKISNKEVIEQQQQQTLVTTKVAKKSFEIGAERPPPGSVGKLKLSSEMRQRLEQVTAGHSVRSTVSTKSEQRTPAKLEDTRKLMLQQQLSGHFLNIESKHDKDLPSVRSQIERMEGKLSPPPIWPTGVPPAPSVPAPPPPIRPPSIAPPAPPPAPKTPPTQLGFEEDDVIFRSQNGKDIPAFIQRQDRDTFGARHNWNGSDDSKETYDSWGRAEAAKLDMVYETSFKKEIKSERERSRSRSRSRDRDDFSESVWDRAEVEGPSSSGSDREKEREKRERIYEIRQVEREKESNKVYHPAPPKVIMATVERADKSSIVSQMERKFSQPSLQTNQKPNTASVSMNPAPITGPATFRTHMAQKYEKERKRKSSASTELSQSTRREEETDGGDEWPLPAIPAPVPAPPSIKSPATACFTYNRVPWRLRVRKEVFHPNEPIGPPIALDLLFSQVVADVFGITPCLRISPQEKSVAVSMLNGHGVTVETIYSQNVRALVKRHLIDMARGWPLYFARLFAVQGAPQYPDVSIMGISHNGIYLARRDAEYLIVVQAISLSEIQNAITLPRPASLQLNIRSGEHLALHAARAASIQAMITTFVQEYRKSQSKASTLSSGARAAAQTLNVPIERLESRQSNHREHGNAVNNHNDVVAMTSASGHEINMEKSVAMQHGRHSVDTEVDVHQDAHHIMDSEAESTAITADRHQFTKQSSYLHPTRKVSNTQQQHTQQHQQLQHGSNHVSMSHQLDANYLTEEPNGSNGPSPSVTKYSLLQFAMQHFRNDQYPEGRVNNRDAVRDHADRRTPSYADLVKWQGTPIRMPLLRLPNDLAPLALECFECILRYCGDIPHDPELTEVKCVYTVLMHCHKYLALRDEVYCQLMKQTTANRSPCPDSAQRAWRLLSILAAYFGCSDALRPYLMEHLTSAASDRRRSCHGTAAVCLANLRKTARCGGRKNVPSVEEVTAVSAGRSARRQIYRLPGGAERVVNTRCSTVVADVIAELCALLSVESEAEQQEFSLYCIVQGDAFTMPLAADEYILDVTTELLKSGQPFYLIFCRSVWHFPLKREPAPTPLYVEVLFNQVAPDYLEGLLLELPGNGVPIPEIVRDMARIAALLHRAADLTHVPAMKEIKFLLPKPALSVREIRPAQWVSLVQSAWPQIAGLTPGQVKAQFLTVLSAWPLFGSSFFAVKRIWAEEGPHVEDSNPMWRDLILALNRRGVLFLDPNTHETLQHWPFMEVISTRKVRSEDGALFLDMKVGNLMQQRVIRVQTEQAHEISRLVRQYITMAQISQRDKRELN, encoded by the exons ATGGATTGGGTGGAAGgtgatttggtgtggtttgacCCCGGCGTGGGTCATCCCATACCAGGCGAAATACAAGAGGTGCATCGTGCTGCTCAAGTAATTGTTGTACAGGCGCTCATCAAAGGAAAG GCCCAGACATTTGCACTGCAACCAGGAGAGGGAAATTTACGACCGCGACAAGATCTTGGAAGTAGTGGTGTAGATGATATGACAATGCTGGAGGATCTACACGAAGCTTCATTGCTATGGAACTTACGTCTGCGCTATGATAAAGGTCTCATTTATACCTTCGCTGGAAGCATTTTAATTGCTGTTAATCCATATAAAATGTTTCCCGATTCTTATGGACTAGAGGTAGCTAAGAAATATGCTGGAAAACCTTTGGGCACAATGCCACCACACTTGTTTGCCATAGGTGCAGCTGCACATGCTGCATTACCATCACCACAAGTGGTAGTAATATCTGGAGAATCTGGTTCAGGAAAGACAGAGTCAACTAAATTAGTAATGCAATATTTGGCTGCTGTAGTACCGGGTGGTGGTTCGGCATCAGCCGTCATTGCTGAACAGATACTTGAGGCAGCGCCACTGCTGGAGGCCTTTGGTAATGCTCGTACAGCTCGCAATGATAACAGTTCCCGATTTGGGAAATATCTTGAGGTTTACTTTAAAAATGGAGCAATTGTTGGTGCAAAAATTACGCAATACCTATTGGAAAAGTCGCGTATTGTGACACAGGCGCCTGGAGAGAGAAATTATCACGTTTTCTATGAAATGCTTGGTGGGTTGTCGGAGACTGAGCGGACAAAATATGGTCTGCTTGAagctgataaatatttttacttaaatcaaGGTGCTACAGACTGCGCCCCCGGACGAGTGGATTGGGACTCACTTCAAAGCGCCATGCAAGTCTTAGGCGTTTCAGAAGGAGAACGCGAGGGGATTATACGAGTATTGGCATCGGTGCTACATTTGGGAAATGTGTATTTTCATCGTCGCCAACTACGTCACGGTCAAGAAGGTGTGGAAGTTGGATCTGATGCTGAAATCAAATGGGCGGCACATTTGTTGCATATATCTGCTGATGGACTTCACAGAGCACTAACTAGTCGAATTACCGAGGCTCGATCGGAACGTTTGCACACTCCCCTTGGTATTGATCAGGCGCTAGATTCACGAGACGCCTTTGCCAAAGCATTATATGCTGGGCTTTTTAATTGGTTGGTATCGCGTATAAACTCTATAGTACAGAAAGGTGGCACCCATGACGCTCATCGCATATCAATTTTGGATATATTTGGCTTTGAAGATCTTGTGGAGAACTCATTTGAACAGTTATGTATAAATTATGCGAATGAAAATCTtcaattatatttcaataaacatGTTTTTAAACTGGAACAAGCTGAATATTCACGCGAGCGACTTGAGTGGACGCCACTGACATGGGACGACAATTTACCAGTCATTCATTTGCTGGCTAAAAAACCGGTTGGTATATTTCACTTATTAGACGACGAATCCAATTTTCCTCGTGCAACAGATATGAGTTTCTTAGAGAAGTGTCACTATAACCATGCCCTTAATGAATTATATTCTCGACCACGAATAGGTGCTCAAGAATTCGGTATAACACATTACGCAGGCCAAGTATGGTATTGCGTTGACGGATTTCTAGATAAAAACCGAGATGCTTTGCGAAGTGATGTTTTGGAACTGTTGGGATCGAGCAAATTGCAGTTAGTGGTGGAATTAACGAAGCAATTGCGAGCTCAACGTGACTCCGGCAAAACTCTTCCAAAGGGAAGCAATGGTCGATTTGTAACAATGAAACCACGTACACCCACAGTTGCGGCTAGATTCTCCGACTCGCTGCAGCAGCTTCTTCAATCAATGGGACGTTGCAATCCTTGGTTCGTTCGCTGCATCAAACCGAATAACGAAAAACATGCATTAAAGATGGATATGCCCTGTGTTCTACAACAATTACGTTATTTAGGTATGCTTGATACTATTCAAATTAGGCAAAAGGGTTATCCAGTTCGTTTGAAATTTCAACACTTTGTTGAAAGGTATCGCCACCTTCTACGTACGCCACTTCCTCGTGGTACACCATATCGTGAATTGTGTCGCATTTTACTGGAGTCTCTTCCACGTACCGGTATAGAAGGACCCGATTTCCAACTAGGTGCAACACGTGTATTTCTACGAGAAGCCCTTCATCGACTGTTAGAAAGTGGACGTTCAGATCGTCTCAAGTCAGCAGCAGTTATTATACAAAAGAATGTTCGCGGCATGTTAGTACGTCGTCATATGTTCCGCAAAAAGAAAGCTGCTATAAAGATTCAATCAACTTGGCGGGGACATCGTGAATCGAACAAATATTCACAGCTTAAGAAGAGTGTAATTCAGGCTCAGTCCTTATGGCGAGGCAAGATGGATCGAAAGAGAGTTGCTAAACTTAAGGCTGATTATAAACGACGATTGGAAATGCAAAAAGCACAGAAAGAACGAGAAGCCAAAAAACTGGCTAGAGAGCATATAGAGCGAAGCCAAGTAGCTTATTTGGACATACCAGCGGAACtagcttttatttattcaaagatAGACGGTTGGACTCCTGTGCATGGCGATCGCCATCTTGTTAAAGTAGTTGGTACCGTACCAGGGCCACCTGTAGCAGGAGATTTGCCAAAGGATCTGGATCAATTCtcttttggtaaattcagctccGTATATTGCAATGGTATGCGTTTATCACCACGACGAGAACCGATTGCAACACCGTTTCTCACAAGAGCTGCTTCGCGAGACCAAGATTTTCAAGATTCTTTGGCGGTATTCAAATTGATCCTTCGATGGACAAATGATAAAACTTTAGATGGAAATAAGGAAAAAGTTCTCTCAGATTATATTGTACACAAAGGATTATCCTCTCGCGGGCTACGAGATGAGATATTGGTTCAGCTATGTAATCAAGTTTATAACGCAGAGGATTCCAACTCCCAACGTATATGGCAATTGATGGCGCACTGTTTATCATGCTTTCAACCTGGTCCTGcatttagtaaatatttgatgaaattcATAATGGACAATGCACCATCATCAATGAAGGAactccttttgaaaaaaattttacgcaATTCAAATAATACGCAGGCAAATGCTTGTCGAAATTTTGTACCATCATGGGTTGAATGGCGAGCTATCTCAAAAATGTCGGATATCGCGGTATCTTTGACGATGCCAGATGATACTTCTCAAACTGTTGCAATTGATTCATGGACTACTTGTGAAGAAGCAGCCTCCCTGGCTATATCTACTCTCGGGATAACAAATCGTGGCTGGACAGTCGTCTTAGATGATGGAAAGTTGATCACTGATTCATGTGGTTTGGACTACGTTTTAGATTTAATATCAGAAAAAGAATTATGTCCAGCCTTCCCTGCTGTTCGAAGTGATCTTTTTAAAACTGGTGCTAAGTTTGTGCGAACAAATATGCCTGAATCCGAGTCAAATAGCCCTAAAAGGCCGCAAATTCCACCTCCAGAACCTCCAAAAGCTAAACAGAGTACATCGAAAGAATCCCCTATCGCCGAGCCTAAAATAGAGCAGCCAGTTAGGAAAACATCAAGAGATTTGTTGTCACGAAGTTCCGTACTTAATGAAAGATAttttgaacaagaaaaaaatagatcAAAATCATTAGATGACCTACTAGCCGGAGATGTTGCTGATCTTGATCCAACTCCTGAACCTGAACCCTTAACAAATCTTGGTCTATCTGAAAGTCGACTAAATGATAGGTATCACTCTGCAGAGCGTTTGACGCCTATGGGAAAAGAAACTGGTCCTCGCTATCAAAAGTCGCAACATGCTGGTCGTCGATCACATGCTGGTTCTCACTCTAGCAAATACATGGAAAAATCCGAGTATGCAACTCGTTCCTCAGCAATGTCAGACACAAGTGAAGCGCCATCGTTGGCTTCGCACGTTCGTCGCGTACGTGTACCATCCCAAGCTTCGGATGTCGATCAATTCCTTGATGATTTATTTAGTCCTGTACTAGATGGATCTTTGGATGAATTATCAGATGCAAGATCATTGGCAGCAAGCATACGAGGAGGCGGAGAGAAACAGTTAGAGAATACTAAAGCCTCAACTGATATTTACGAGTTTTTAGAAGTTCCTAACACTCTTCAATCGTCTGTAGACCTTTTTACAAATGTGGATGCCCTCTGCGAAAAAATTAAAGGCGGTGGCGATAAAAAGGACGGTAATGACGAATCATCAACTAATAATTTGGATGAGTACATAACGGGTCTCTTTAAGCCGATATTTATCAATGAAGCAGTTAACACACTAACAAAACAAGCTGAACTAATAGAGATCATTAAAGGGGGTggtaccacacacacacaatccaCATCTAATTCTAGTTTCGTCACTTCACCGGTGGTTAGCCCAATAAGCCCCATGATTGCAAATGCGGATAATATTATGCAAATGATTAATATTCCTCCTGACACGGATCCTAATTTATATCAACAACAAGTTCAACGCGCGTTTCTGCAATCTGCAATGGCCCAAAACTTGCAAATTCAACAGCAGTTACTGGCACAAAATCAAGCTTTACAAACATTACTCAGCCAGCAGGATACACCTACGGGTACAACATCTCCACCCTTAGTACCCGTGCTAACAACAGTGCAGCAAACCAGtctcacaacaaaaaatgtaatgaCTAACGTAAACCCTTCACCACCAGTAATTCAAAATAATGTTCGAAAACAAAGTGTTAAAAACAGAATTTCTCAATTTTCTGAGAACGACCGAAACAGAAAAGCCTCCTCAGAAAGTGTTGGATCTTTAATACCACCTCCACCGCCTCCGCCTATGCCTCCACCTATAGAAGCTAAAGATCCATCAGAAACACGACATTTTCTTGATCCCTATGGTCGAGCGAAGACAGTAAGAATAGGGAAGTGGCGTTGGCCACCACCACAGGATGCCCCTCAGTTTGAAACTGAGGAAgacttttttgctttcaaaatgcGGCAGTCTCAACGAAAAACTACACCGCAATCACAGTTTCACAGCAGTAACGGTTCATTGACTGGCTCAGCCATGGAATGGGAGGAATTTGAAATCGATACTTCTAATAGCCCATCCCCtgtttctaatatgccacaaatgCATGCTCAAATGGTGCGAACAACTCTTAAGATCGAAACAACcggaaataaaatttctaataagGAGGTTAttgaacagcaacaacagcaaacattaGTAACGACGAAAGTTGCTAAAAAGAGCTTCGAAATCGGTGCTGAAAGACCCCCACCTGGAAGTGTTGGCAAACTAAAATTAAGTTCTGAAATGCGTCAGAGATTGGAACAAGTAACTGCTGGTCATTCTGTCCGTTCAACGGTTAGTACCAAGTCAGAGCAGAGAACCCCAGCTAAACTTGAAGATACAAGAAAACTGATGTTACAGCAGCAACTAAGTGGACATTTTCTGAATATTGAAAGCAAACATGATAAGGACTTGCCCTCAGTGCGTTCACAAATTGAGCGTATGGAGGGTAAGCTTTCTCCCCCACCAATTTGGCCAACTGGTGTGCCTCCAGCTCCAAGCGTTCCGGCTCCACCGCCACCCATACGCCCCCCATCAATTGCACCCCCAGCTCCACCCCCTGCTCCAAAAACACCACCAACCCAACTCGGTTTTGAGGAGGATGACGTTATTTTCCGTAGTCAAAATGGTAAAGATATTCCAGCATTTATACAACGACAAGATCGAGACACTTTTGGAGCTCGCCATAACTGGAATGGCTCTGATGATTCTAAGGAGACATATGACTCTTGGGGACGTGCCGAAGCGGCCAAACTAGATATGGTGTATGAAACTagttttaaaaaggaaattaaaagtgAGCGAGAACGATCCAGATCACGATCTCGTTCCCGAGATCGCGATGACTTTTCAGAATCTGTTTGGGATCGAGCAGAAGTTGAAGGTCCATCTTCAAGTGGTAGCGATCGAGAAAAGGAGCGTGAAAAACGAGAACGTATCTACGAAATAAGACAAGTTGAACGTGAAAAAGAGAGCAATAAAGTATATCATCCGGCGCCACCCAAGGTGATAATGGCTACTGTCGAACGCGCTGATAAATCATCCATAGTTTCTCAAATGGAACGTAAGTTTTCGCAACCCTCCTTGCAAACCAACCAGAAACCAAACACTGCTTCAGTCAGCATGAATCCCGCCCCAATCACAGGTCCCGCCACATTTCGAACACATATggcacaaaaatatgaaaaagaacgTAAGCGAAAATCGTCTGCATCCACAGAACTGTCACAAAGTACACGTCGCGAAGAAGAGACTGATGGTGGCGACGAATGGCCATTGCCAGCTATACCAGCTCCTGTACCAGCCCCTCCGTCCATTAAAAGCCCAGCCACTGCGTGTTTCACATATAACAGGGTGCCATGGAGACTACGTGTCCGTAAAGAGGTCTTTCATCCGAATGAACCTATAGGCCCACCTATTGCATTGGATTTACTTTTCTCACAGGTGGTAGCCGACGTTTTTGGAATCACTCCCTGTTTACGCATTTCTCCACAAGAGAAATCTGTGGCAGTGAGTATGCTGAACGGGCATGGCGTAACAGTTGAGACTATATATAGTCAAAATGTTAGAGCATTGGTTAAACGTCATCTGATCGACATGGCACGCGGTTGGCCACTGTATTTTGCTCGTCTATTTGCAGTACAGGGCGCTCCACAGTATCCCGATGTTTCAATAATGGGTATTTCCCACAACGGTATTTACTTAGCACGCCGCGATGCAGAATATCTGATTGTTGTGCAAGCCATTTCATTGAGCGAAATTCAAAATGCAATCACACTGCCCCGACCTGCTTCATTGCAGTTAAATATACGCAGTGGAGAGCATTTGGCATTGCATGCAGCTCGGGCGGCCTCTATTCAGGCGATGATTACCACATTTGTTCAAGAGTATCGCAAG AGCCAATCGAAAGCATCTACACTATCTTCGGGTGCCCGTGCAGCTGCACAAACACTCAATGTTCCAATTGAACGTTTGGAATCGCGCCAATCCAATCACCGTGAACATGGAAACGCGGTCAATAACCATAACGATGTTGTAGCAATGACCTCTGCAAGTGGCCATGAAATTAACATGGAAAAGTCAGTTGCTATGCAACATGGACGACATAGTGTCGACACAGAGGTCGATGTTCATCAGGACGCACACCATATAATGGATAGCGAGGCTGAATCAACGGCAATTACTGCGGACCGTCATCAGTTCACAAAACAATCGAGTTACCTGCATCCTACGCGTAAAGTCTCGAATACCCAACAACAACATACGCAGCAACATCAACAACTTCAACATGGTAGCAATCACGTTTCGATGTCACATCAGCTTGATGCCAATTATTTGACAGAGGAACCAAATGGCAGCAATGGACCATCGCCATCTGTAACTAAATATTCTCTTCTTCAATTTGCCATGCAACACTTCCGGAATGA tCAATACCCTGAAGGTCGTGTGAATAATCGCGATGCCGTTCGAGATCATGCCGATCGTAGAACACCTTCTTATGCAGATTTGGTGAAATGGCAAGGAACTCCGATTCGTATGCCGTTGCTGCGGTTGCCCAATGATCTGGCACCTTTGGCGCTTGAATGTTTTGAATGTATTTTACGCTATTGTGGCGATATACCGCACGATCCTGAGCTTACCGAAGTCAAATGTGTTTACACTGTGCTCAtg cattgCCACAAGTATTTGGCGCTGCGGGACGAAGTATACTGTCAGTTGATGAAACAAACGACTGCTAATCGCTCTCCATGCCCGGATTCCGCCCAACGCGCATGGCGTTTACTGAGCATTTTAGCAGCATACTTTGGTTGTTCAGATGCGCTACGCCCTTACTTAATGGAACACTTGACATCAGCAGCTTCAGATCGACGACGTTCTTGTCATGGCACCGCCGCAGTTTGCCTAGCCAATTTGCGTAAAACAGCGCGCTGCGGTGGGCGTAAAAACGTGCCTAGTGTTGAGGAAGTTACTGCTGTGTCAGCTGGACGTTCAGCGCGTCGTCAAATTTATCGTCTACCTGGAGGGGCGGAACGCGTAGTAAACACTCGCTGCTCCACTGTGGTCGCTGACGTTATTGCCGAACTTTGTGCATTACTGAGTGTGGAGTCGGAAGCTGAACAACAGGAATTTTCTTTATACTGCATTGTTCAAGGTGACGCTTTTACTATGCCCCTGGCAGCCGATGAATATATATTAGACGTTACCACGGAGCTCCTTAAATCAGGTCAACCATTCTACTTAATATTCTGCCGATCCGTTTGGCATTTTCCTTTAAAACGAGAACCAGCACCAACGCCGCTATACGTAGAAGTACTCTTTAATCAAGTGGCTCCAGATTACTTAGAGGGTTTGTTATTAGAACTACCTGGAAACGGTGTACCAATTCCAGAGATAGTCCGCGATATGGCACGTATAGCAGCATTACTTCATCGTGCTGCTGATTTAACACATGTTCCGGCTATGAAAGAAATCAAATTTCTATTACCCAAACCGGCGCTTAGTGTTCGAGAAATCCGTCCTGCACAATGGGTAAGCTTAGTGCAATCAGCTTGGCCACAAATTGCTGGATTAACACCTGGACAAGTAAAAGCTCAATTTCTTACGGTACTATCTGCGTGGCCTCTGTTCGGCAGTAGTTTCTTTGCGGTGAAACGCATTTGGGCCGAAGAGGGACCCCACGTCGAAGACAGCAACCCAATGTGGCGTGATTTGATATTGGCCTTAAATAGACGCGGTGTGCTATTCCTGGATCCAAACACGCACGAAACATTACAGCACTGGCCATTCATGGAAGTTATTTCCACACGCAAA GTGCGTTCGGAAGACGGTGCACTCTTTTTGGACATGAAAGTGGGCAATCTTATGCAGCAACGCGTTATACGCGTCCAAACTGAACAAGCACATGAGATATCTCGACTCGTGCGGCAATATATAACAATGGCGCAAATTAGCCAAAGAGACAAACGAGAactgaattaa
- the LOC126760361 gene encoding GTP-binding nuclear protein Ran has protein sequence MAQEGDIPTFKCVLVGDGGTGKTTFVKRHMTGEFEKKYVATLGVEVHPLIFHTNRGAIRFNVWDTAGQEKFGGLRDGYYIQGQCAIIMFDVTSRVTYKNVPNWHRDLVRVCENIPIVLCGNKADIKDRKVKAKSIIFHRKKNLQYYDISAKSNYNFEKPFLWLARKLVGDPNLEFVAMPALLPPEVKMDKDWQLQIERDLQEAQETALPEEDEDL, from the exons ATGGCTCAAGAAGGTGATATTCCCACATTCAAATGCGTTTTGGTCGGAGATGGTGGTACTGGCAAGACCACTTTTGTTAAGCGTCATATGACAGGcgaatttgaaaagaaatatgTTGCCACACTTGGTGTTGAGGTACATCCCcttattttccatacaaatcgTGGCGCTATCCGTTTTAATGTCTGGGACACTGCTGGTCAAGAGAAATTTGGTGGCTTACGTGACGGCTATTACATCCAGGGACAATGTGCTATTATTATGTTTGATGTAACTTCACGTGTCACATACAAAAACGTACCCAATTGGCATAGGGATTTAGTACGCGTTTGCGAAAATATACCTATTGTCTTATGCGGTAATAAGGCTGATATCAAGGATCGCAAAGTAAAGGCCAAAAGCATAATTTTTCATAGAAAGAAAAACTTGCAG tattACGACATATCTGCAAAATCAAATTACAACTTTGAAAAACCTTTCTTATGGTTGGCACGGAAATTAGTAGGAGATCCAAATTTGGAATTTGTGGCTATGCCTGCGTTACTTCCGCCAGAAGTCAAAATGGACAAGGATTGGCAGCTACAAATCGAGAGAGATTTACAAGAAGCTCAAGAAACCGCATTACCAGAAGAGGATGAggatttgtaa